The following proteins come from a genomic window of Gimesia chilikensis:
- a CDS encoding YbaN family protein, translated as MLRKSQPHQQQPESSSDSGLNLDRLAFDEIHPAFLDTLDEQTVPTVTGLRKAIYLVLAGFFFVLGVLGVALPVLPTTPFLLLTSYFLIRTSPRMNRALLRSPVLGQVLKEWQQDGGVRLSVKIQAITIVVLIVGATLIFSPLSVLLKSVLVALACVGILVVIRLPGLK; from the coding sequence CTTCGCAAATCGCAGCCGCATCAGCAACAGCCTGAATCTTCATCCGATTCCGGATTAAATCTGGATCGGCTGGCGTTCGATGAAATTCATCCTGCATTCCTGGACACCCTCGATGAGCAGACCGTCCCCACGGTAACGGGACTGAGAAAGGCGATCTATCTAGTTCTGGCGGGATTCTTTTTTGTGCTGGGCGTGCTCGGCGTGGCACTGCCTGTGCTCCCGACTACGCCGTTCCTGCTGCTGACCAGCTACTTTCTGATCCGCACTTCTCCCCGAATGAACCGGGCACTGCTGCGTTCTCCCGTGCTGGGTCAGGTTCTCAAAGAATGGCAACAGGATGGTGGTGTGAGGCTGAGCGTCAAAATTCAGGCAATTACGATCGTGGTTCTGATCGTCGGCGCGACGCTGATCTTCTCGCCCCTCTCGGTGCTGCTGAAATCCGTACTGGTGGCCCTGGCCTGCGTAGGCATTCTGGTGGTGATTCGCCT